Genomic DNA from Fodinicurvata sp. EGI_FJ10296:
GCCAGACCGAGAACCAGCATGCAGCAGGTGGCTACGAAAACCATCGCCACGACCTGATAGAAGAATTCCGGTTGCTGTATCATGATCAGCGGCCCCGGCCTGATGCCGTGGATCACCATGGCGGCGAGCAGCACGGCCGCCGGTGCCGAACCCGGTATCGCCAGCGTCAGTACCGGGATCAACGCGCCGGGAACCGCGGCATTGTTGCCGGTTTCAGCAGCGACCAGCCCTTCGGTCGAGCCCTTGCCATAGCTGTCCGGATCGCGTGAGACGCGCCGTGCGGCGGCATAGGAGACCCAGGCGCCCATATCCTCGCCAACGCCGGGCACGATGCCCATGAAGGTGCCGATGATGCCGGAACGAACCCAGGTTCGGACATAGCGCACCGCACCCAGGGCGGACCGCATGACGCCGGACACCTTGCTCTGGATCATGACATGTGATTCCTGGCGCATGACCGAGATGATTTCCGAGAATCCGAAGGCCCCGACCAGCACCGGCAGCAGCCCGAATCCGCCGGACAGATCGGACCAGCCATAGACGAACCGCTGATAGGCGTGGATGCTCTCCTGCCCGACCATGGCGATCAGCAGGCCGAAAAATCCCGATATCCAGCCCCGGATGGGATCGTCGAAGGCGGTCAGCTGCCCCGCGATCACGACCCCGAACACGGCCAGCCAGAAAAACTCGAACGAGCCGAATTCCAGGGCGAATTCCGCCAGCCAGGGCGCCACGACGGCCAGCGCGACCATGCCGATCATCGACCCCATGAACGAACCGGTGGTGGCGACGGCCATTGCCTTTCCGGCATGACCGCTGCGCGCCAGCGGATAACCGTCGAGCGACGTGGCGGCATTGGCCGGCGTGCCGGGAATGTTCAGCAGAATCGCGGTGCGGCTACCGCCATAGATGGCGCCGATATACATGCAGACCAGAACCAGGATGGCGTTGTCCGGCTCCATGGTGAAGGTCAGCGTCGTCAGCAGAGCGACGCCCAGGGTTGCCGTCAGGCCCGGCGTCATGCCGACAATGATTCCCAGCAGCGTCGCCCAGAGGGCATCGACCACCTGCCAGGAAAACAGGATGTTCTGAATGGCGGCTATTAACTGCGGCAGCCCGTCCATGATGTCTCCGAATGGGTTCTCGGTCGGAAGCCGTAAGGCGGGTGATATAACAGGCCGCGCCCGCTCCCTTGTCCGGAGCAGACGCGGCCAGCGCCGTCATGACTGGAAAATGTCCGTCAGGCTCAGTTGCATTCGATACCGAAATCGGCCGGATCGTTCGCTGCCTGACCGCCCTCGAAAAGCTGGCAGGCGTTGATCCGCAGCATCGGCATC
This window encodes:
- a CDS encoding tripartite tricarboxylate transporter permease, whose protein sequence is MDGLPQLIAAIQNILFSWQVVDALWATLLGIIVGMTPGLTATLGVALLTTLTFTMEPDNAILVLVCMYIGAIYGGSRTAILLNIPGTPANAATSLDGYPLARSGHAGKAMAVATTGSFMGSMIGMVALAVVAPWLAEFALEFGSFEFFWLAVFGVVIAGQLTAFDDPIRGWISGFFGLLIAMVGQESIHAYQRFVYGWSDLSGGFGLLPVLVGAFGFSEIISVMRQESHVMIQSKVSGVMRSALGAVRYVRTWVRSGIIGTFMGIVPGVGEDMGAWVSYAAARRVSRDPDSYGKGSTEGLVAAETGNNAAVPGALIPVLTLAIPGSAPAAVLLAAMVIHGIRPGPLIMIQQPEFFYQVVAMVFVATCCMLVLGLALIRPMLFILKVRREWLMGSIFVLCAVGAYAIAGRLFDVWVMLAFGVLGFVMREMRFPLAPMILGVVLGPILDANLRRSLVLTDGDLAPFFMRPISAVLWITILTLIIVSLPPVQRWFARLRGPRPSDAAPDPGTASPRTASRESPRG